The Drosophila yakuba strain Tai18E2 chromosome X, Prin_Dyak_Tai18E2_2.1, whole genome shotgun sequence DNA segment CGCTCATAGTATTTGTTAGTCAGCTTTGCTGCTTGTctataatataaaatgtactCAGACCACTACATTTATGTCCCTTTGCAATCCACAATTATAAATCAATCAAGTAAATTATTGATAACGTAAgccaataaaataattgatatAATACAAATCAAGTACTTTTAGAATATTATAGATTTGTGCAGCTAAGCACAAGATAAGGCACCATTGACTAGGTACAAAATCGAATTTCCTCCAAAATATTCTAGACTACAATTAGGTCATGGCAGCACTCATCCCTCCTCCATGGTAACTTACATCTGGCGGGAGCAGTGAAAAGCATATTTCGCACTCTTCGCACTGACTTCGTGTGTTCTGAAAATCGGGAAAAATGCATTAGATGATAATATCAAATGGAGTCTTAGTCACTTGGCTCACCTTTTGTCTGACCGCTTCGGTGGAGTTGTTGAAAGGATTTATGACGTGTGCGCATTTGAAGAACTCCTCGGTGTTGTCGTCGAAGTACTTCTCCAATAGCTTCTCCTTGTCCCACTTGAAGTGATTAAGCAGTATGCGCGCAGTTGGTGTGGGTAGCTGTGGCCATAGAGAACGAAACAAAGCGAATGTCAGTGGAtgatggcaaataaaatatatgggTCTGGCATGAGGGAAAGGAGCGGGGCTGCATCCCAGTCAGCCTCGAAATCAATGCCAAATCATTTGCGATCAGCAGCAGAAGCTACTTATGTACATCAGGATGAACAATAATCGAATGTGGCTGCCACTATAACTACCACTAGCGATAAAGTGCAATATGCATTTTGGGCCAATTGGTCTGTCTAAGCTCTACAAATGCTGGGAAAACTACGTGTCTTGTTGGGATGCTTGATATCTAAACGATTtcttgaaaatcaaaaaaaagtacataaatatgtaagtaaaGGTGCTTTATTTAACTAACAATTAGATACCTTATCAGTATCAATCGAAGGCGTGTTAATGCTGAAAGTTAACACCCAAGCTAATGGAACTTCGTTTATTATTGCAATGTTCGATTTTCAGATGATACTACATGGATTATATGAAATAGTTCAATCtaagtaattaatttcaaatacaATCCCtgaatttctgtttttttaagGGGATCCCCCGAAAGCTTGGAAAGTGAAAACTTTGATAGTGAACTTTTGGCAAGTCAGCTGCTGATGCGGATATGGGATGCGGATCTGGCGACCTTGGGTGCGCCTGGGTGTTTGTGTTCCGATTTCACTGGCACTGGCAGTCATCAGCGGACGACCTTCAGCTTATCCCAGATCCCATGCAGGGCGGTGGGCGGAAAGAGCGAGGGGTGGGGAGCGCGATGCTCGGATACACATGCCCAAATGCACTGTGTGCAGCACAGTAATGCCTCTAATAGGCGAACATTTCTAGAACTGATCAGATAGTTTTGGAAGACGGATGCAGCTATACTCAGCTAAACTATGTCAAAATATAGACTGTATAAGGGGCGAAAACAGATGGTTGTACACATTGGCTTTCACTGCAATCCGCAAGCGCCAACGAAAGCGGAAGTAAACATATTCTTTGCAAGGTTTGTGCTAGGAAGGCCTGACTGTATGAGCAACCTTGCTTATCATTGTTGTCTGCACTGAGTAAAGAATGAACCTCTAGGGTTGCCCTAGGATTGAAAGTTATGTGTTATGAGTTTTGGATGCACAGTTGTACTAGCGGGTGTTCACTGTACTCGCTAGCTTTTGGCTTTGCCATACCTTTAGCAGCAGATTGGCTTCGTCGATGATCTCCCGCTGGTGTTGCACAATCTCATCGGTGGTGAGCACCTTGTACTGGTAGTCATCTTGGTCCAGCTGGCGCTCCGCGGAGCTCGGCAGGTCCACCTCCATGCCGAAGTCGTCATCGCCGTCGTCGCCCGAGGAAACGTTGCCCGAATCGACATTATCGCAGAAATCATTGTCATTGTCCGAGTCCatttttcggtttctgttttgcgcttctgcttctgcttcagctgctgctgttgctgctgctccttcttctctcttcctcttcctGTTCCTCTTGCGCTCGTTTGCCTCCCCGCTCCACTTCCGTTCCTCTTTGTCTTCAGCTTTCGAGGCTTTGTTTTCCACTGGCTTTCCTTTGGTTTtacttttgcatttgcatttgcttttgacTTTTCCTTTGCCCCGTTTTCAACTTGcttttgtttacgtttttgCGCAGCCCTTTTTCGCcagttgttattgttgttgccctCACAGTGGCGTGGCCAGTTACGTTTGGTCGATGCAGTTCGTGCACAGCTCCTGTTTCTTTTTGTGCACTAACTTGTTTTATTCTCTGCTGGTTGAAACGCTGCGTGCTGGCTGTTTTTTTATTggtaaatgaaaaatacataTGTCAGATTTTCTAATGACAATAGGAGAGCCTGCTGAGTCGTGTCGCGGTCATACTGGCGGCGGTATTTTTCAGCAGGACGGCCACACTGATATGCACGCTTAACAGGGGCAAACTGCTGATTTAACAGCGAAAAGCCAGAATAACACTATGTTAAATGTGTCTATGTGGTGTGCCCACACCGTTTAATCATGTAAAATCGACAAAAAGTCGATAAgacaatattaaaaaataaaacaaaaaattatgtaCACAAATGCAGTTTTGTTTTAGAGCagattattttgttttcaaggtaatcacacacaccagcacactGCGCACACACATGCGCACTTTACGTGTGTATtaccacacacacgcacacacacacacacaaaggcacATTCGAAAAGCTTATGACTTTTTGTTGTCTTTCTACGCACTTTTGATGAAGAAAAAACACTTGTTTATTTCACTAGTCGTGCTTGACTTCGACGCCAAGTTCAGTTGCAATgcacaaattgaattgaattttcacGGAAAACTAACCATAAAGCCAACAAAATGATTTGCATCGGTGTTGGTTCTCTTGGTGCTCTCTTTGCTTTtctaaaaaaataacacacacacacacgctcgcACAGTGAAGTAAAGTGTGTGCGAAAGAGAGCTGCGTGCGCCTGCTTGTGCTTTTTTCCCAATTTACTTTCGTTCCGATAGCCGTCTGTTTCATCAGCCGTTCCGTTGAATcgtctgtttgtttttatttgcttatcgATGGGCGTCAAAGTAGCGACGATGTTTTATCGGTTGTTGAGAAACAGTAGGTGTGGAAACAAGTGAACTTCATATGTGggttaattgttttattattatcttagtgtatttataaaaatgagaTCGTTCTGAAAATTCCGTTTAATTAACAGAAACAGTTTTTGAGAGAATCGACTTACAGTCCAATATCAGAAGCGCTAAAATCCAAAGACACGAACCACATGTCAAGCTTTTATCCGTGACACAAACCCGATTGAAATAATCGGTATTTTCGACGAaagctttaaattattattatgaataTGCAGTATAATTTTACCCTTTACTCATAGAGTAAAATACAGTTTTTCTAGAGCATAATTATAAGGCATTAATTGAATATTtgataaaattgaaatatatgaAAGGAAAACCTCGAATGCTCCACTTTCCACCGTTCCACAATTACCGTTACTTGAATATGCGTTCACCCTGATTTAGCATGGACATAGAAACATCGATTCTTTTGTATTCATTTGAACAGAGTTGCACTGGCAATGGGCgcctaatttaattttgataaaaatattttacaagaGTATATGGTATTATTATGGCAACACCTGACAACTGTTGTTTTGTGACTTTGGGTAAATATAAatggtaaatataaatagcTAGCTGCTTTAATCAGATTGCGGCCATAATGCATAGTCGTTCGACGGCAGTTCGGTTTCTCCTTCTTCTAATGGTGGTGTCCATTCGGGGAAATCTGGACGGATCCGGAAGATGTGGGCCCTACGAGTGCCGCCTGAGCAATCCGATCTGCCGATGCGAGTCCTTCTGCCAGGAATTCAGCCAGCGGTGCTGGAAAAACCCATCGGGATGCCATTGTGCGAGGGGTTATGCCCGCGACGAACGCGGACACTGTGTGCCCCAAATATTGTGCACCTGATGCGATTTAACATTAAACATTATCTTCGAATTCATATTTAAAGCAACAACCCATTGCATGGGTACAATTAGCTTGCAACATAAATACAGCAAACTCGATTAAAACAAGGCGACAATGGTAATAAAATTGATCGGGCGTATGATTAAATTTGAACTAAACAATAACAGAATTAATGAGGTTTTTCGATTGCCTCATTGCACAGaactaaatattattatctGTTCGATAATAAGTACAAAATTACATGGCGGCAGTTGccaaataacatttttaactCGAAAAACGTATCAATACGAACAGCAGTTTTTTGTATATAGCGAAACCgtcaattttattataattcaATCAATTGAGTTAAATTTATCGAATGCACTGAGCGCATGAATGGCTGCATTGTTTTTTTCGTTACAAAAAAGCAGCTGAAAAATACACCCACTTCATTGGGAGCATTtaagcaatttgcatttatgaATTGTAATACCAGGCAGTTGTCACTAAAAGCCGGTCATCACATATAATTGTGATTAAATTACACTATatgcatacgagtatatatttatacatttatacatatgtatgcatgttgGCCATTTCCTATGCAGTTCGAATTTGCATTTCAggaattaattgcaatttgcattagGCACGCCATAATTGCTGGGAAGTTTCATAACACGGAACGCCACTCTGTGCTGCCCAATTCAATTACAGCCGAACCCTTCTgggaatttattaaaatgtagttttttatttagttacaCGTGTAAATAAGATTAAAAGCCACACAAGGACTTTTTGAGCTTGGGTAATCTTAAATCTGAAATCAATTAAAGGGTTGCGTAACGATAAATCGCttgtttgattattttatttggaaatagATACCCccctttaaataaatatattagttTTTCTGCAAAGTGTAGTTAGTTCGTTAACGAAAAAGGGCAATCAACCGCTAAGTAGTGATATTTTCTATCGAACTTGCTTGCTCTAGCTCCGACGATGCTGCTGCGTTTTATAGTTGTCTGCCGTGCTCGTAAAGCATGCTTGCCAGCAAAAGTACAAACAACGTGTAAAAAGAAACCGTTTTCAAATGGCGGCAGGAATTGTTGCCGTTGTTTGCCAACGACAAAGGTCGCGCATCTGTTTATACCGGTTACTCATGGATCAATATGGGTAAATTGAATTCGTCTAAACAGAGATATACCCTCTACAGATAAAAGTAAGCAGTGAAGATgcgaaaatcaataaatatattgcagAATACTTGTTAGAACCTTTACAGGTTACTTAGGCTCTCTGTGCCGCTCTCGCAACTATTTAGTACCAAGTATCCCTAAGTCGCAACGATAGGCTTAAGCCACACTtcttgttttcaatttgcaaatgCCAGCGAAACGAGGAGAGAAGACAAAGACAATAAATTATGAGCGGagataaaacaaaaagcgcaAATTGAACTGGGCGTAAATTAAAAACAGGacaaaaagcagcaacaaaagccaagCGGTGCAGAGGCGAAGAATGATGACCACAAGACCGCGGCCACCTGACGCGATTGTCGATGTCTgcgtgggtgtgggtgtgtgcgggtgtcctgctcgtgtgtgtgagtgtatatGTGTAAGGGATGCGGCTTTGTAAACTTGCGCCTCGGACGCAAAAACAAGCGTGGAGCAGGATAATGGCGGAGCGTGGCAAGGAGACGGAAATGGAGACCGAGCCTGCGTGCTGAAATCAAAGATAACGACTCATCAACGGCGTCATAAAAACGTGACATCAATTTTATTGCCGCCGGGCGTACGGAGCGTATACGTCATCGTTCACGCGTTGCCACAAAAAAAGGTCAAGCTAAAGGCACACAGGACACACGAGGCACAAGAAGAATACGAGATCGCCTGGCAAAGTACGATTTGCACTCACTTTTCTATGGAGAAGGAGTCGCAAATCTGCAATATTGTTTTATAGCGTTTTATTGAAATACACACTTGCTAGAAAATATacaaagaatatttataagatTAATGGccgaaaaaagagagaaaccTTTGCTCTTATTTGTAAACTAAATTGAATGGCATGAAACAATTTTTTCTACAAATTTAAAGATGAAACATAGGGAAAAGTTGAATacaaatatgtacatttgaacatacatatgtttatatacatatatatatgtatgtatatggctTTGGGAATTATTTGCTAGTGTACGCTATTAAAGTGAACTGTTTGTATgatatttctttctttttgtttgttcacAGCACAGCAATAAATTCCCATGACTTTCGTTTGCGCTATAATTTCTCCTtccttttttctgtttttctgtatTTCTGCGGTCATTGGCAGGCTGGAATCTGTACACTCGAACAAAAGCATATCGATTTTActtgatttataaataaatcttaCAAATCTAAAAAAATCAGATTCAGAGCGATGATAAATCAAAAGCTGAAAATCGAATAtagttttcaatatttaatgtacctacatatattatttgaattttttccgTGCAGAGTTTGtcatttgtttgctgttgtttttgttcttgttgaCCTACCGTACCGGCAGcgacaaatattttcacaatAAAATTCCTATTGATGTTTATTCATGCCCATTCCGCCGCCCCAATCTTATTTTGCAGCGATTTTCGGGGGCAGCCGTGGAGGCGCCACCAACACGACAAAGTTGTCGCTGGCGAATTGGAATTATTATTGAATGAACATGCGCCACATCCGCAGATCCACCGTCCACTTCGCCATAATCAATTATTGAAGCGCCGCCAATAAAGCAGCCAGATGAGTTTTGGTATAACCAAAAACTTCGGCCTCGCCGCTGGCCATTTGTTCGATTAATTATTGACGGCTCCCCTGGCGCGtattaaaattcatttgatGTCTTTCTTGTCGCCTGGCTGTCCCCCCATTCTGTTTTATCGGGCATTTGATCCAGCAGCTCGTCGAAttaacaaaatcaaatatgcACCTAAATCAGTGGGCCTgcaagtacatacatacatacatatttgtaaaATTGTTGTTCAAACAGTGCTGTCATTTGCTCTAAAACAAGAGCTTCAAAAAATGATGAGCAGTTGCTAAAGATAATGGGTAAATGGGTAAATCCCTCAGGATTGGTTTGCTTCCATGGAATACGGGCTGTTCATTTAAATGAGAGCTGCGGCGCCAGGTTCGTCCTAGAATCTGCCAAACGTCGTCATCGAAAGCGTGCGTGTGCTCCTGGCTCCTGGAACCTGGCTCCTGTTATCGTCGGAGTCCCGAAGTTCATCCCACATCCCGtattcccaatcccaatcccgcCGGCGCCCACGCAGTTGATTAATCGTCGGTCGAATCACGTACAGCGACAAATGTCGCAGGTGAAAATACCAAAGTGCCCgcggaatgggaatgggaatgcgaATGGGATGGCGTGGGtttggatttggatgtgggtgtggaaGCCCTACGCGACGATAAGCTCCGCTTCGGACCCACTCCCATCTGTATGCTGGCATCTTGGCCATTTTCCCGCCAAACACGAGCGACCTTATCGAAGTTGTTTATCGCCTATCGAGGTTTTGAAACAGTTATCAAACTTTCCCAAAAATGTTGTAGCTAAAAAACTAGAAAACAATGTagaatattttgatttaagaTTAAATATTGTAAGGTTGGCTTCGTTTTGGTTTgagtttaataattttatgttATTCGAATGTCATTTTTATCGTTTTTAGTTATCGTCGATCGAAATTCTGCAATTTCCATAGATGTTTTCGATGAATTTGATGAATGACTGTAAGAATAATATTAGTTTGTTAAGGGTCTTTATATGCAAAGCATTTGTAACGAATTTAGACCAATTTGATTGATACAATGGAGTGCCAAGTGAAGTTGGGCATATGAATGTGATATTTTCCAGGATTCCTATGCCCCACTGAGTGTCCTGTCAGCACTCGTTGGCTTCGATGCCATGTCGCTGCCTCACaaccccccaccccccgcGAGTCCTTTgcattaacataaataaatcactTGCCGCCATCAATCAGTCTGTTTGCATTTGCGCAGGCAGCCGCAAAACACCTCGCCCCCCATTCGCCTCCAAAGAACCATTTCTCTTTGTTGTCGACGCCGCTTTTTGCTTTATGCTTACGCGCATTTTTCTTTGATTTATTGATGTCTCGACTATTAAGCAATTAACTTGAGGCTGTCGTCTTGCTCTAACCTCTGACCCCCCGCCGCCCGCCGCCCTCTGACCTTTCACACTTTTTCTGGGCAACCCACGCACTCTCGTTTGGAAACTGTTGCCCCGCCGACTTCGTCCTGCTCCTTTATTCCCCACAGGACACAAAAGGGATAGTATGGAACCTGAATGTCACCGAAAAGACGCACAAAGTCACTTAGGTGTTCGAAGGCAAGCGGCGAATTTAAATCCGACTGAATAAAGCTGAATTAATGCGGAAATACCATTTTGTATAGCAATCCTACAATATTATGATGTACAGCTTCTTCacttaataatatatattaattaaaaaaattgcaGTTAAgatgtttgatatttttttaccTAAAACTGTTAACGATTGTAATTAGCACATGAAATTTAATGTTATAGTTTTGTAATGACTATTTTCAGCACATTATTTCGACTTGCTTTCGAACAGCTTTTTCATGTAATTGATTGATGTTTCGGAATTGCCTTTCGCTGGAAACAGGTTTCAAGAACGCCCACCGATTTTATTAATTCCGCTTTCCGTGTGTGTAAATAAGTAATTATGCAATACAAATGATGCCAGCGGCATGACCACGCCCTAACCCGCGCCCCACCGCCCATTTGGGTGGCAAATGAATTTGTTGTGTGCGAATTGTTTGGACATTTGTCCACATGCGCGGGCAGATTTATGAGACAGCCGTCTCCCATTTACACAGCATACTTTTAGGGACTATTccacgcacacagacacaccatctcccacaaacacacacatacacaatacacacacacacacacacacacaaggacACAATCGCGCACACGTGTGCATATAGAAAGGCAGCGAAATGAGCTGAATAATTAGCaaaggggaagggggaaaACCAAATCTTGGTCACAAAACGACCGAAATGcgtaatgaaataaataacaataaaggCAAAAACAGCAGGGCGAATGGTcaaaggcaatggcaatggcaaaacCGACAGCACACGTGTGACCCGGGTCAactttgccaaaaacttttcctttCCAGCTCGctatttttgataatttttaatacaaaacGCGCAGGGGCAGCTCTAtacacgtacatatgtacatatatacatatgtattcaTAAAGTTACCGCACTCACACAGAGCGAAACGTTTTCCTTGcgcagaaaaaagaaaataaaagcggAAAAAAACGAGTGAAAAGaacgcaaaccaaaaccaaaaagaaaaaatttatCTACGAGTCCTGCAGTAGCGGCATATGTCTTTGAGAATATAAAACAGCAAAGCAGCCAAAATGCGCGGAGCAGGGCCgcaaaatggggaaaaagTTGCAAGTCAGAGCTCGCAAAGTGTACGAGATACAGTGCTGGGCAGCAGTATCTGCATTCTGGTAGATACTTTATCTGCAACAGTGTAGAACTGTGCAGTAAAAGATATTACAATGATTCAACGAAAATTGTGCCATCATTTTAgacttatttttaaaagtattatttCCGAAAGCTAAACATTTTTGATATGAGTTTTGGTAAgatttttaccattttataagttttcctcaaaaaagtttaatttttttagcAACCTTTCATTTGAAAGTCTGCCAACTTATCCTTgtagtttattttatatgatATTTTCTATGGAAACGAGATAATCCGAGATTTGACCGTGACAAGCAGCGTATGCGCcgtaaactaaataaataaagtttttaaattgccttttttgcagttaaaaaataaaaacaagtgTAACCATGTAATAAAAAGAGCTGTTGGAGCAATAAAGAAAATGATCAAAGTACTTTGACTCGCCATTAAAAGGGAAGAGCTGAGCAGCAGTGTTTATTGTATGGGCAATTATAGCCAGAAGACGAACTTGTTTATGCTCAGTTTTTGGCTACCCGTGGAGCGTTGACTTTGACCGCAGACTGTGCGACTGGCATTTTAGTTCGCCTGAACTCGGCTGAAATTGTTCCCCCAACAATTCGACAAGAGTTTCCAAAATAGACAAAGGcgctggcactggcactggcactggcacacGCCCCCGACCGTCGTTTAAAGGCGAATTCTGAATTTGGCCCTCGAaccatcaacaacaacatgaaATGTTTACTGCAGGCGAAACAAAGCCGAAAAACTGCCTAAAAGTCGACTATTTCCCCACCTTctcaaacaaacacacaaagaGAAGTCACTCGGCCAAAacgtgtaaaaaaaaaaacagaaaaaacaaaaaaataataataaaaaaaaacataaaaaagaagGCAAAAGAAAGCAAACTATTTTCAAACTCTCACACAACTTGGTCAGCCAACAATAACGAGGCGGGAGAAGCGGGACGGGGGGTCGATGGCAATGAGGCTGCCAAAAAGTGTTCGCAAAGTGCGAGCCAGGCAAAAGTCAAGGACATCCAAGGAAACCGAACCAATGCGAACCCAActaagccaaaccaaaccaaatagtactgaaccgaaccgaactAGACCGaagaaaccccaaaaaaacCAATCAATAATTGCTGGGGACTatgaccaaaaaaaaaaagaaaccgaaagGAAATGGAGCAGCAAAAGTGCAAGCCGCGTCACGGACAAAAACGCGAATACGGACAGCCAGAAacatacggacaaacggacatatggacaaacggacatacggacaaacggacaagcGGACGTATGCCAAGTGAGGGAAGTTCGAATCCCCGAAAAATGCGTATTGGACAGCTGAAAAATCCCCATGCACACGTCGTAAGCCACAAATCACTCGGAATATGTGAAGGTCCCTTTCGCTCACATAAAGCCTGGGATTTAGAAATATTAGGGTAACCACTGTAGATGCCATACTCGAGTTTAAactaaataatacatttcatCACTTTGAAAACTGAAGAGCTCTTTCAATCCCAAGAAATTTGATCAAAAGTCTGTAGACTGTATTTGGTTTAATCCTGCTGTGCCACAAATAATCTGTCTAACTTCTGAACACAAATAGAGTTTTGCGCTTGTTGCCACCGAAGTTTGGCTGTGCTAGTGAGGTTACATGGATTTTGAATTTCGCCGAGGAGGTCGTTTAATTGATATCTAGTTTCGGAGCACCACCATCCACCAGCCTCCTGCATCCAACGGGCATAATGTGCAACATTCGCCTGTGTGACAGCTGGCACATGCAACAGGGTTGCCATGCCAGCGCCACCAGCCTACAAGCCCACAAGCCCACAAGCCCAACCAACTAGCCAACCTTATCTGCGCCATTCAATCCTCCTTACAAATTGTGGCCATGATGGATGGTCCCAGTCCAGTTTGGCCAACAATCGTGGGGTAAATGGAGAAATGGAGAAATGGGATGGCGCGGGGGAGTCACAAAACTTTCGGCACAGTCAATTGCGGCAAAATGTCACTCAATTTAAACTTGCCTCCAACCGACCGAGTATTTCCCTTCGATACTAAAGCACTGAAGCGCCCCCCTCTCCATCCCCCATCCATGTGCCTGTCACAGATTTAGTTCCCGACTACCTGACTTTGCAGCATCCATCCAGCTTCCATGGGTCCTGCTATCCTGCCGTCCTGTCGTCCTGTTTCTGCTGGCAAACACTTGCaacttttatttgctgcaACTTTTTGTTGGCCCATTGAATTCGTTCTCCCATTTCTACATTCGTCTCTATCCAAACCGAACCGCCACTCCCTTTCTcccgaaatgaaaataaaatgcattagGCTTACTCGAATATCCGATACCCGTTAATCAGCTCAAGGGAGTCATGTCAGTAGAAAAGCAAGTGTAATAAAGCGCCACCTAGCGGTGCTAACATTTGTATGGCTTCTAGATGTTAACTGAATAAACATAAGCTCCCAAGATAAATGGATATCCGCGGCATATGcacctgttacatactttccaGCGAATCTAGCATACCCGCTTACTCTAAGAGCAAGGGGTATAATGAAAATGCATCTGAGTCGAGCGTCGACAGCTCAcggaatcgaaattgaaaccAAAATCAAGcgtaaaattcatttaaaatgttcGCACCCACGCCAGTCGCCTCTTGGGTGCTCCATAGCCCTCTCCCCACATCCACAccccctcacacacacacacacccacccacacacacacacaaatacgcACACTTTTGTCAGCACAAACcactaaaaatagaaaaacaacgccaaaaatttgacaaaaattGAGTGAAGCAAATACCTCGCTGTATTTTGTGGGCAAAGTCCAGGGCTGGA contains these protein-coding regions:
- the LOC26536109 gene encoding uncharacterized protein LOC26536109, which encodes MHSRSTAVRFLLLLMVVSIRGNLDGSGRCGPYECRLSNPICRCESFCQEFSQRCWKNPSGCHCARGYARDERGHCVPQILCT